The Mytilus trossulus isolate FHL-02 chromosome 13, PNRI_Mtr1.1.1.hap1, whole genome shotgun sequence genome has a segment encoding these proteins:
- the LOC134694065 gene encoding serine/threonine-protein phosphatase 6 regulatory ankyrin repeat subunit B-like, whose protein sequence is MNARTGKCPDFITGDSCQINNFDAENLIPNYYEVDTKISRNNQDNVKNVQELRAEKRANISKANIDPLNFTDKSSLEKLHLSFCKYILGTRKSSSNIAMRTELGRYPLEMHIKTQKMHEDLLCEWREEETKVVRTRSISRIEELLMTSDVIVAIGSSGCGKSTAIHHVALRLNNQEGYYIVPVHSPEDIIQYCEPEYKQVFVIDDVFGKSTIDIGLVNSWTRLSNDIDQLIKDHKVKILLSCRKHIYKDRSLKSLQFLINNSCDLVSEYDLLPKERNEIANHQADPNIQCTMEKFEDTPLHSAVDNDNSHLVKVLLTYQADVNAKRRYHNTPKAVETPLHLAFIMNCSNTIVKLLVDHNADCNLCDKWNITPLYQTVSRGDLELTLLVLNHTTDSNIGDKDIKRTPLHIAINKGTDMVKLLLDYNADPTIQNTQGKSPLFQAVENNYTDIVKLFIKYKCDINMRNSEDESFLFKASERGHTDLVKLLLKNNCDQNTYNNCTNSPLCVAVRKGHTNIVKLFLEHNCEPNILHECKESLLFITSSEGHTDSVKLLLEIKCNPNIFNAKKESPLYLASCNGHTDIVKLLLQNKNNPNLGLTDRKETPLFIASMRGRIEIVKLLLEHKCDSTICNLQHESPLFIASKFGYTNIVKLMLEYRCDPAICDSNAQSPLFIAARHGQTDIVKLLLKYKCDPNLCNNLSESPLFIASQFGCTDTVKLLLDHYRNCDPDICHDSKKSVLLIASKKGHTDMVKVFLDYECDPNICNLKKETLVFIASSFGHTAIVKLLLENNHDPNIVNEKHESPLFKASLLGRTCIVKLLVEHKCDLNICNEKKESPLYVASLWCRTSIVKLLLEHNCDPNICNEKQESPLFIASLRGHTSIVQLLLEDNWDPHICNKKKESPLIKACMRNRTDIVKLLLENNCDPNISDNNNESLVCIASSRGHTYMVKLLIENKCNINICNSRAESPLFKAVNNCHTNVVELLLQHKGNPNIYNKRKESPLFIASMRGYTNIVRILLEYKSDSNICNDRNETPLFIASMRGYTNIVRILLEYKSDCNICNDRNETPVFVASVMGRTDIVGLLLVNKCDPNICNDKKESPLVIACKGSHTHDVKSVLTEKCVSPFHHTKSPSFTKIKLEVKVLLSENRYTDIVKLLLKQNCDPNVRSKRNESSLFVASMWGRTDIVQLLLENKCDPNICNDVNESPLFIASMLGHTDIVQLLLESNCDPNICNDRNESPLGS, encoded by the exons AAATGCACGAAGATTTGTTGTGCGAGTGGAGAGAGGAAGAAACTAAAGTTGTGCGAACAAGATCTATAAGTCGTATAGAAGAACTTCTCATGACTAGTGATGTCATAGTGGCGATAGGTTCATCAGGTTGTGGGAAGTCCACTGCAATTCATCATGTTGCACTTCGGCTTAATAATCAGGAAGGCTATTATATTGTTCCTGTCCACAGTCCAGAAGACATTATCCAATACTGTGAACCAGAATATAAACAAGTGTTTGttattgatgatgtttttgGCAAATCTACCATAGATATTGGTCTGGTCAACAGTTGGACAAGATTATCAAATGATATAGATCAGTTAATCAAAGATCACAAGGTGAAAATATTGTTGTCATGcagaaaacatatttataaggaTCGTTCCCTTAAAAGCCTTCAATTCTTGATAAATAATTCGTGTGATTTAGTGTCAGAGTATGATCTTTTACCTAAGGAAAGAAATGAAATAGCAA ATCATCAAGCTGATCCTAATATTCAATGTACGATGGAAAAGTTCGAAGACACGCCATTGCATTCAGCTGTCGATAACGACAATAGTCATCTTGTAAAAGTGCTGTTAACTTACCAAGCTGATGTTAATGCTAAAAGACGTTATCATAATACTCCTAAAGCGGTTGAAACCCCTTTGCATTTAGCCTTCATAATGAATTGTAGCAACACAATCGTTAAATTATTGGTGGACCACAACGCCGATTGTAATCTTTGTGATAAGTGGAATATAACACCTTTATATCAAACAGTCAGTAGAGGGGATCTTGAGTTGACTTTACTAGTATTAAATCACACAACTGATTCTAACATTGGTGATAAAGACATTAAGAGAACACCTCTTCATATCGCGATAAATAAAGGTACTGATATGGTCAAGTTACTGCTAGATTATAACGCAGATCCTACAATCCAAAATACGCAAGGAAAATCGCCTTTGTTTCAAGCAGTGGAAAACAATTATACCGATATCGtaaaacttttcataaaatacaaatgtgaTATAAATATGCGCAACAGTGAAGAcgaatcatttttatttaaagcttCAGAGAGAGGTCATACAGATCTTGTtaagttattgttaaaaaataactgTGATCAAAATACCTACAACAATTGCACAAACTCACCTTTATGTGTAGCTGTTCGAAAGGGGCatacaaatattgtaaaattatttttagaacACAATTGTGAACCAAATATTTTACACGAATGCAAAGAATCTCTTTTGTTTATAACTTCTAGTGAGGGACATACTGATAGTGTGAAATTATTGttggaaataaaatgtaatcCTAACATCTTTAATGCCAAAAAAGAATCGCCTTTGTATCTGGCTTCGTGTAATGGTCATACAGATATAGTAAAATTAttgttacaaaacaaaaacaatcctAACCTTGGTCTTACTGATAGAAAGGAAACACCTTTGTTTATTGCTTCGATGCGGGGTCGTATCGAAATTGTGAAATTACTGTTAGAACACAAATGTGATTCTACTATATGCAATTTACAACATGAATCACCTTTGTTTATTGCCTCAAAGTTTGGTTATACTAATATTGTCAAACTGATGTTGGAATATAGATGTGATCCTGCAATATGTGATAGTAATGCACAATCGCCTTTGTTCATTGCTGCAAGACACGGACAAACCGATATTGTGAAATtattgttgaaatataaatgtgaTCCTAATCTATGTAATAATCTTAGTGAATCACCTTTATTTATAGCTTCTCAGTTTGGTTGTACTGATACTGTGAAACTATTGTTAGATCACTACCGTAACTGTGATCCTGATATCTGTCATGACAGCAAAAAATCGGTTTTATTAATCGCTTCTAAGAAGGGTCATACTGATATGGTAAAAGTATTTTTAGATTATGAATGTGATCCTAACATTTGTAATCTTAAAAAAGAAACACTTGTATTTATTGCATCTAGTTTTGGTCATACTGCGATTGTAAAATTGTTGTTAGAAAACAATCATGATCCTAACATCGTCAATGAAAAACACGAATCGCCTCTGTTTAAAGCTTCGTTGTTGGGTCGGACTTGTATTGTTAAGTTATTGGTAGAACATAAATGTGACCTTAATATCTGCAATGAGAAAAAGGAATCACCTCTATATGTTGCTTCTTTGTGGTGTCGCACCAGTATTGTAAAGTTATTATTAGAACATAATTGTGACCCTAACATATGTAATGAGAAACAGGAGTCACCTTTGTTTATTGCATCTTTGCGTGGTCACACTAGTATTGTACAATTATTGTTAGAAGATAACTGGGATCCTCATATTtgtaataagaaaaaagaatCACCCTTAATTAAAGCATGTATGCGTAATCGTActgatattgtaaaattattgtTAGAAAATAACTGTGATCCTAACATTTCTGACAATAACAATGAATCACTTGTTTGTATTGCTTCTTCTAGAGGTCATACTTATatggtaaaattattaatagaaaataaatgtaatatcaaTATCTGCAATAGTAGAGCTGAATCACCGCTATTCAAAGCAGTCAACAATTGTCATACTAATGTGGTAGAATTATTGTTACAACATAAAGGCAATCctaatatatacaataaaagaaAGGAATCACCTTTGTTTATTGCTTCTATGAGGGGTTATACAAATATTGTAAGAATACTGTTAGAATATAAATCTGATTCTAATATCTGCAATGATAGAAACGAAACACCTTTGTTCATTGCTTCTATGAGGGGTTATACAAATATTGTAAGAATACTGTTAGAATATAAATCTGATTGTAATATCTGCAATGATAGAAACGAAACACCTGTGTTCGTTGCTTCTGTAATGGGTCGCACTGATATTGTAGGATTATTGTTAGTAAATAAATGTGACCCTAATATTTGTAATGATAAAAAGGAATCACCTTTAGTTATTGCCTGTAAAGGGAGTCATACACATGATGTAAAATCAGTGTTAACTGAAAAGTGTGTTTCTCCCTTCCATCATACTAAATCCCCTTCGTTTACTAAAATTAAACTTGAAGTTAAAGTACTATTATCTGAGAATAGATATACTGATATTGTGAAACTATTGCTTAAACAAAACTGTGACCCTAACGTCCGTAGTAAAAGAAACGAATCATCTTTGTTTGTAGCTTCTATGTGGGGTCGTACTGatattgtacaattattattagaaaataaatgtgATCCTAATATTTGTAATGATGTAAATGAATCACCATTGTTTATAGCTTCTATGTTGGGTCATACTGATATTGTACAATTATTGTTAGAAAGCAATTGTGATCCTAATATTTGTAATGATAGAAATGAATCACCT ctaggatcatga